A single window of Buchnera aphidicola (Aphis nasturtii) DNA harbors:
- a CDS encoding ribose-phosphate pyrophosphokinase, translated as MPDMKLFAGNSIPKLAKFIAHRLYINLGNASVGRFSDGEISVQINENVRGSDVFIIQSTCSPTNDNIMELVVMIDALRRASAGRITAVIPYFGYSRQDRRVRSARVPITAKVVADFLSSIGVDRVLTVDLHAEQIQGFFDVPVDNVFGSLILLEDMLQRELKNPIVVSPDIGGVIRARAIAKLLYDTDMAIIDKRRPRPNISQVMNIIGDVANRDCILVDDMIDTGGTLCKAAEALKERGAKRVFAYATHPIFSGKAPENLKCSVIDEVVVCDTIPLQEKIRLLPNVRTLTLAGMLAEAIRRISNEESISAMFEH; from the coding sequence ATGCCAGATATGAAATTATTTGCTGGAAATTCTATTCCAAAACTAGCAAAATTTATTGCTCATCGACTTTATATAAATTTAGGAAATGCATCTGTAGGACGATTTAGTGATGGCGAAATTAGTGTTCAAATTAATGAAAACGTTAGAGGAAGTGATGTCTTTATCATACAATCAACTTGTTCTCCTACCAATGATAATATTATGGAACTTGTTGTAATGATAGATGCTCTAAGAAGAGCTTCAGCTGGCAGAATTACTGCAGTAATTCCATATTTTGGATATTCACGTCAAGACAGGCGTGTAAGATCCGCACGTGTTCCAATTACAGCTAAAGTTGTAGCTGACTTTTTATCTAGTATCGGAGTAGATCGTGTATTAACAGTAGATTTACATGCTGAACAAATTCAAGGTTTTTTTGATGTACCTGTAGATAATGTATTCGGTAGTTTAATTCTCTTAGAAGATATGTTACAAAGAGAATTAAAAAATCCCATCGTTGTATCACCTGATATTGGAGGTGTTATTAGAGCTAGGGCAATTGCAAAGCTTCTTTATGATACTGATATGGCAATTATAGATAAAAGAAGACCTCGTCCTAATATTTCTCAAGTTATGAATATTATTGGAGATGTTGCAAATCGAGATTGTATTTTGGTTGATGATATGATTGATACTGGAGGAACACTTTGTAAAGCTGCAGAAGCCCTTAAAGAAAGAGGAGCAAAAAGAGTGTTCGCATATGCTACACATCCTATTTTTTCAGGTAAAGCGCCGGAAAATTTAAAATGCTCTGTCATTGATGAAGTCGTTGTTTGTGATACTATACCATTACAAGAAAAAATTAGGTTATTGCCAAACGTACGAACTCTAACATTAGCTGGAATGTTAGCAGAAGCTATAAGACGAATTAGTAACGAAGAATCTATTTCTGCAATGTTTGAACATTAA
- the ispE gene encoding 4-(cytidine 5'-diphospho)-2-C-methyl-D-erythritol kinase: MTYIWPSPAKINLFLYVTGVRSDNYHYIQSLFQFLNYGDTLKIIVNNTGNIELFTAKKLILTTENTIIRAAKLLKSKALLYAKTNCNTLGARIFLNKKIPMGSGLGGGSSNAATVLIVLNELWKTQFTLEELAKFSLKIGSDVPAFIMGKTSIVEGIGEILHPIQRKEKWYLVVYPKIHILTKSIFSNSLLKSTSQKKPIKLLLKSRFSNDFEDIVSNKFKKIKTLLSVLSLYAPTRITGTGSCVFSEFDDKTSAQKIFSLLPQNVKGFIAKGVNTSSLHQVFYKRNTHILNSKSILK, translated from the coding sequence ATGACATATATATGGCCTTCTCCTGCAAAAATTAACTTATTTTTATACGTTACGGGTGTTCGTTCAGATAATTACCATTACATCCAAAGTTTATTTCAATTTCTTAATTATGGCGATACATTAAAAATAATTGTAAATAATACTGGAAATATTGAATTATTTACTGCGAAAAAACTAATTTTAACAACAGAAAATACTATTATTAGAGCAGCAAAGTTGTTAAAATCAAAAGCACTGCTATATGCAAAAACAAATTGTAATACTCTTGGAGCAAGAATATTTTTAAACAAAAAAATACCTATGGGAAGTGGACTGGGAGGCGGTTCATCTAATGCTGCAACAGTATTAATTGTATTAAATGAACTATGGAAAACACAATTTACGTTAGAAGAATTAGCAAAATTTAGTCTTAAAATAGGATCAGATGTTCCAGCATTTATTATGGGTAAAACATCTATTGTTGAAGGAATAGGCGAAATATTACATCCTATTCAAAGAAAAGAAAAATGGTATCTAGTCGTCTATCCTAAAATTCATATTTTAACAAAAAGTATATTTTCTAATTCTTTACTTAAGAGTACAAGTCAAAAAAAACCAATAAAATTACTTTTAAAATCTCGATTTAGTAACGATTTTGAAGATATAGTAAGTAATAAATTCAAAAAAATAAAAACATTACTTTCTGTACTATCTCTTTATGCGCCTACTCGAATAACTGGAACAGGATCCTGTGTTTTTTCAGAATTTGATGATAAAACATCTGCACAAAAAATATTTTCTTTACTTCCTCAGAACGTAAAAGGATTTATTGCTAAAGGTGTTAATACTTCTTCATTACATCAAGTTTTTTATAAAAGAAATACTCATATTTTGAATTCAAAATCAATATTAAAATAA
- the prfA gene encoding peptide chain release factor 1 has product MNPSIINKLKSLKYRCQEIEVLLTQKDTISDQNKLRILSQEYLKLSEIVKYFIEWEKIERDIKNVHSLFDDREFYDIAKEEYHILKQQKKKIERQIQRLLLPEDPNDRHSCLIEIRAATGGDESSIFAGQLCRMYIRYAESHMWKTKIMSSSENEKGGFKEIIVKITGKGASGRLKFESGGHRVQRVPETESQGRVHTSTCTIAVMPVLPKTEKEEIILSDLKIDTFRSSGAGGQHVNTTDSAIRITHLPTGCVVECQDERSQHKNKAKALSILSARLYASKLEKSQQENSSTRRILLGSGARSDKNRTYNFPQNRITDHRINLTIYKLDEVLEGKLDFLIKPITQEYQADMLASLCKLKT; this is encoded by the coding sequence ATGAATCCCTCTATTATTAATAAATTAAAATCTTTGAAATATCGTTGTCAAGAAATTGAAGTGCTACTTACTCAAAAAGATACTATATCGGATCAGAACAAGTTGAGAATCTTATCTCAAGAATATTTAAAACTTTCTGAAATCGTTAAATATTTTATTGAATGGGAAAAAATAGAACGTGATATTAAAAATGTTCATTCTTTATTTGATGATAGAGAATTCTATGATATAGCAAAAGAAGAATATCATATACTTAAACAACAAAAAAAAAAAATAGAGAGACAAATTCAAAGATTATTATTACCTGAAGACCCTAATGATCGGCATAGTTGTTTAATAGAAATTCGAGCAGCTACAGGTGGGGATGAATCGTCTATTTTCGCAGGTCAATTATGTAGAATGTATATAAGATATGCAGAAAGTCATATGTGGAAAACAAAAATTATGAGTTCCAGTGAAAATGAAAAAGGAGGATTTAAGGAAATTATCGTTAAAATTACAGGAAAAGGTGCTTCTGGTCGATTAAAATTTGAATCAGGAGGACATCGTGTACAGCGAGTTCCAGAAACTGAGTCACAAGGAAGAGTTCATACCTCCACTTGTACTATTGCTGTAATGCCTGTTCTTCCTAAAACAGAAAAAGAAGAAATTATTCTATCTGATTTAAAAATTGATACATTTCGTTCTTCTGGAGCGGGCGGTCAACACGTAAATACTACTGATTCAGCAATTAGAATTACTCATCTTCCTACTGGATGTGTAGTAGAATGCCAGGATGAAAGATCACAACATAAAAATAAAGCAAAAGCTTTATCTATTTTGTCTGCTCGCTTATATGCTTCAAAATTAGAAAAAAGCCAACAGGAAAATTCTTCTACGAGACGAATCTTATTAGGAAGTGGTGCAAGATCAGATAAAAACAGAACATATAATTTTCCTCAAAATAGAATTACAGATCATAGAATTAATTTAACTATATATAAATTAGACGAAGTATTGGAGGGAAAATTAGATTTTCTTATTAAACCAATAACCCAAGAATATCAAGCAGATATGCTGGCTTCTTTATGTAAGCTTAAAACATGA
- the prmC gene encoding peptide chain release factor N(5)-glutamine methyltransferase has protein sequence MKIYQWLKQTIKKFSHFEHPQYEAEILLSYALKRSRSWIIAFDRIELNEFNQKILKNLVHRRSRGEPMAYILGKKDFWSLSLRVSPDTLIPRPDTEILVEQVLSKIDNNQMHILDLGTGCGAIALALASVCSSFKIMAVDNSKKAIKIAKTNALELQLNNITFFYSNWFSHIHNKFNIIVSNPPYISLKEMKIFKKNLVFEPVNALLSENNGLKDIELIIQKAKSYLFHKGWLFIEHGWKQKLKVQFLFKKYNFFSIKSYKDYGGNDRVTIGQKK, from the coding sequence ATGAAAATATATCAATGGTTAAAACAAACAATTAAAAAATTTTCTCATTTTGAACATCCTCAATATGAAGCGGAAATATTATTAAGTTATGCATTAAAACGTTCGCGTTCTTGGATTATAGCTTTTGATAGAATAGAATTAAATGAATTTAATCAAAAAATATTAAAAAATCTTGTTCATCGTCGGTCACGAGGCGAACCCATGGCTTATATATTAGGAAAAAAAGATTTTTGGTCTTTATCTTTACGTGTATCTCCAGATACTTTGATTCCTAGGCCTGATACAGAAATTTTAGTTGAACAAGTATTATCTAAAATTGATAATAATCAAATGCATATTCTTGATTTAGGAACTGGTTGTGGAGCTATCGCGTTAGCACTTGCAAGTGTTTGTTCAAGTTTCAAGATTATGGCTGTTGACAATTCAAAGAAAGCCATTAAAATAGCTAAAACAAATGCATTAGAATTGCAGTTAAACAATATTACTTTTTTTTATAGTAACTGGTTCTCACATATACATAATAAATTTAATATTATTGTGAGTAATCCTCCATATATTAGTTTAAAAGAAATGAAAATTTTTAAAAAAAATCTTGTTTTTGAACCAGTTAATGCATTGTTGTCAGAAAATAATGGATTAAAAGATATTGAATTAATTATACAGAAAGCAAAAAGTTACTTGTTTCATAAAGGTTGGCTTTTTATTGAACATGGATGGAAACAAAAATTAAAAGTGCAATTTTTATTTAAAAAATATAATTTTTTTAGCATAAAATCTTATAAAGATTATGGAGGTAATGATCGTGTTACTATTGGTCAAAAAAAATAG
- the sirB1 gene encoding invasion regulator SirB1 has product MKSFSKNNLSKLSLFDSIIAASHFIRKDFPTDAVILDMRNKIQEAKSYVLSEIEPNKKLKKLLNLFYKKWNFGSASGIYKISDVLWIDNVLKTKHGTAVSLGVLLLHIATELQLPLNPVAFPTQLILRADWSDKKKWLINPFNGDILDQHTLEVWLKGNISPTAELYENDLYQAESITVFRKMLNTLKSALMEEKNMELALNVSNVLLQIDPNDPYEIRDRGLIYANLDCNHIALKDLLYFVENCPEDPISEIIKVQIHAIEQKKMILH; this is encoded by the coding sequence ATGAAATCTTTTTCAAAAAATAATTTATCTAAGTTATCATTATTTGATTCTATTATAGCTGCATCTCATTTTATTCGAAAAGATTTTCCTACAGATGCTGTAATTTTAGACATGCGAAATAAAATTCAAGAAGCAAAATCTTATGTTTTATCTGAAATAGAGCCAAATAAAAAGCTAAAAAAATTATTAAATTTATTTTATAAAAAATGGAATTTTGGAAGTGCAAGCGGTATTTATAAAATTTCAGATGTATTATGGATTGATAATGTTCTAAAAACTAAACATGGAACTGCAGTATCTTTAGGTGTACTTTTATTACATATTGCAACAGAATTACAATTACCATTAAATCCTGTAGCATTCCCTACACAATTAATATTAAGAGCTGATTGGTCAGATAAAAAAAAGTGGCTCATTAATCCATTTAACGGCGATATATTAGATCAACATACATTAGAAGTATGGTTAAAAGGAAATATTAGTCCAACAGCTGAGTTATATGAAAATGATTTATATCAAGCTGAATCTATTACTGTTTTTCGAAAAATGCTAAATACTTTAAAGTCAGCTTTAATGGAAGAAAAAAATATGGAATTAGCGTTGAATGTTAGTAATGTTCTTCTACAAATAGATCCTAATGATCCATATGAAATTCGTGATAGAGGGTTAATTTATGCCAACTTAGACTGCAATCATATTGCCTTGAAGGATTTACTGTATTTCGTTGAAAATTGCCCAGAAGATCCTATTAGCGAAATAATTAAAGTTCAAATACATGCAATTGAACAAAAAAAAATGATATTGCATTAA
- the nadE gene encoding ammonia-dependent NAD(+) synthetase translates to MILQKKIIKLVNVKPIIIPKIEIKNRIIHLKKYLLQNIHLKSLIVAISGGQDSTLTGKLCQITIDQLRKEKKNSSYQFIALRLPYGIQKDEEDCKKVINFINPDKIFTINIKKAVLSSELSLNTAGIKISDYVKGNEKARERMKVQYSIAAMYNGIVIGTGNAVEIITGFFTKHGDHGTDINLISQLNKRQVQLLLKELHCPKNLYLKTPTADLEDNNPQKPDEISLGVKYNIIDSYLEGKQINTLDKKIIEKLYFSTQHKRSIITIG, encoded by the coding sequence ATGATATTACAAAAAAAAATTATTAAACTAGTAAATGTAAAACCAATAATTATACCAAAAATAGAAATTAAAAATCGTATTATACACTTAAAAAAATATTTGCTTCAAAATATTCATTTAAAATCTTTAATTGTAGCTATTAGTGGAGGTCAAGATTCGACATTAACAGGAAAATTATGCCAAATAACAATTGATCAATTACGTAAGGAAAAAAAAAATTCATCTTATCAATTTATCGCATTAAGATTACCATATGGTATTCAAAAAGACGAAGAAGATTGTAAAAAAGTAATTAATTTCATCAATCCAGATAAAATTTTTACAATCAATATAAAAAAAGCTGTTTTAAGCAGTGAATTATCATTAAATACAGCAGGAATAAAAATTTCAGATTATGTTAAAGGCAATGAAAAAGCAAGAGAAAGAATGAAAGTACAATATAGCATCGCTGCAATGTACAATGGAATAGTTATAGGAACAGGAAATGCAGTAGAAATAATTACAGGTTTTTTTACTAAACATGGAGATCATGGAACAGATATTAATCTTATATCTCAACTTAATAAAAGACAAGTGCAATTGTTACTAAAAGAATTACATTGTCCTAAAAATTTATACCTTAAAACACCGACAGCAGATCTCGAAGATAATAATCCACAAAAACCAGATGAAATTTCTCTAGGTGTTAAATATAATATAATTGATTCCTATTTAGAAGGTAAACAAATCAATACATTAGACAAGAAAATAATTGAAAAACTTTATTTCAGTACGCAGCATAAAAGAAGTATCATTACTATCGGATAA
- a CDS encoding acetate kinase, whose protein sequence is MLNNLIFVLNCGSSSIKFSILNPQNKKKYLSGLVECLFLKKTYIKWEYSGVKYKKYIGSYISHEHALNFILNQVLSKEQNLYNNIIGIGHRVVHGGNKINQSVLINDEIISFIEQAIPFAPLHNPANLIGIKIAIEKFPVLSNKNIAVFDTSFYQKMPKTSFLYAIPYIFYKKYHIRRYGAHGISHDYVSHEASIILNKNFSSLNVITCHLGNGCSVAAIRNGVCVDTSMGLTPLEGLVMGTRSGDIDPSIIFFMHQKIGISIDQINTILSKESGLLGLSGISSDFRYLEKNYSSNKDVRLSVDIFCHRLSKYIASYICLMDKHLDAVVFTGGIGENVSLIRQITLSKLHLIGVKIDIEKNMLIKNGKVGLISKNNSIPVLVIPTDEELLIAKKTMKIISSI, encoded by the coding sequence ATATTGAATAATTTAATTTTTGTACTAAATTGTGGTAGTTCTTCTATAAAATTTTCTATATTAAATCCACAAAATAAAAAAAAGTATTTATCTGGTTTAGTAGAATGTTTATTTTTAAAAAAAACATATATTAAATGGGAGTATTCAGGAGTAAAATATAAAAAATATATAGGTTCTTATATATCTCATGAACATGCTTTAAATTTTATTTTAAATCAAGTTTTGTCAAAAGAACAGAATTTATATAATAATATTATTGGAATAGGACATAGAGTAGTTCATGGTGGAAATAAAATAAATCAATCTGTTTTAATTAATGATGAAATTATAAGTTTTATCGAACAAGCTATTCCTTTTGCTCCATTACATAATCCTGCAAATTTAATAGGAATTAAAATAGCTATAGAAAAATTTCCTGTTTTATCAAATAAAAATATAGCAGTTTTTGATACTTCTTTTTATCAGAAAATGCCTAAAACTTCATTTTTATATGCTATTCCTTATATTTTTTATAAGAAATATCATATTCGACGTTATGGAGCTCATGGAATTAGTCATGATTATGTATCACATGAAGCATCTATTATATTAAATAAAAATTTTAGTTCATTAAATGTTATAACATGTCATTTAGGTAATGGATGTTCTGTTGCTGCTATCCGAAATGGAGTTTGTGTAGATACCTCTATGGGTTTAACACCTTTAGAAGGTTTAGTAATGGGTACTCGAAGTGGCGACATAGATCCTTCTATTATTTTCTTTATGCATCAAAAAATTGGTATAAGTATTGATCAAATTAATACAATACTAAGTAAGGAATCTGGCTTATTAGGATTAAGTGGAATCAGTAGTGACTTTCGTTATCTCGAAAAAAATTACTCTTCTAATAAGGACGTAAGATTATCTGTAGATATTTTTTGTCATCGGTTATCTAAATACATTGCTTCTTATATTTGTTTGATGGATAAACATTTAGATGCAGTTGTATTTACTGGCGGAATTGGTGAAAATGTATCATTGATTAGACAAATCACTTTATCAAAATTGCATTTAATAGGTGTAAAAATTGATATAGAAAAAAATATGTTAATTAAAAATGGAAAAGTAGGATTAATTAGCAAAAATAATTCTATTCCAGTTTTAGTTATTCCGACAGACGAAGAGTTATTAATAGCAAAAAAAACAATGAAAATAATTAGTTCAATATAA
- the pta gene encoding phosphate acetyltransferase, giving the protein MRRIIMLVPLNENVSLTTITLSLIDLISKKIKNNCFKSFFYFSLIDNSIDQTKFIINKYFLNHIVTLKNIDFSNQYFNSDKYHILINQVIEQCNTKQDVNGLILIQGINRKEHPDFNKINYEISQNVNAEVIFLENLKEYSLEYINKKENEIKVFLKYNKYKKVLGFIFNNINSPFLEKQYDFIEKLNILYNLKQNKTSFNIKKNIFFKDKFFSILALIPWNKNLLKPSIIEICHFLDAKIISMNNKNNSIVKNIIIFDENYKKITIKNYNNSLFLICFSRLETFITDLLLKLKTNKISGILLTGVSKLTKRILYLVNFLKDINIPIFFINTNTITTLSRLQKFNFHINFYDKLYIHKILKYTSSYFNNINLSFVQDEIVNYDKKYSPKEFCYHLKTLSKKNIKKIILPESYEPRILKAALISNDLGIADCILLGNEKKIFEIASDHGIDLSKNIQIINPDAVRKNYISRLLELRKNKGITEFSAIKQLQDNIMLATLILESHQVDGLVSGSINTTANTIRPALQIIKTNPIYSLVSSIFFMLFPEEVFIYGDCAINVDPTAEELAEIAIQSANSAKIFGIEPRIAMLSYSSGYSGYGLQVEKVRNATSIIKLKQPSLVVEGPIQYDAAISKKISKLKTPNSSLEGSANIFIFPDLNSGNITYKAVQRSLGLICIGPMLQGLKKPVNDLSRGASIEDIVYTIALTAIQA; this is encoded by the coding sequence ATGCGACGTATTATAATGTTAGTGCCTTTAAATGAAAATGTTAGTTTAACAACTATTACTTTGAGTTTAATTGATTTAATTAGTAAAAAAATAAAAAATAATTGTTTTAAATCTTTTTTTTATTTTTCTCTCATAGATAATTCAATAGATCAAACTAAATTTATTATTAATAAATATTTTTTAAATCATATCGTGACCTTAAAAAATATAGATTTTTCAAATCAATATTTTAATTCTGATAAATATCACATACTTATTAATCAAGTTATAGAACAATGTAATACAAAACAAGATGTTAATGGATTGATCTTGATTCAAGGTATAAATAGAAAGGAGCATCCTGATTTTAATAAAATAAATTATGAAATCTCTCAAAATGTAAATGCTGAAGTAATATTTTTAGAAAATTTAAAAGAATATTCTTTAGAATATATTAATAAAAAAGAGAATGAAATAAAAGTATTTTTAAAATATAATAAATATAAAAAAGTTTTAGGTTTTATTTTTAATAATATAAATTCTCCTTTTTTAGAAAAACAATATGATTTTATAGAAAAATTAAATATTTTATATAATTTAAAACAAAATAAAACTTCTTTCAACATTAAAAAAAATATTTTTTTTAAAGACAAATTTTTTTCTATATTAGCTTTGATTCCTTGGAATAAAAACTTATTAAAGCCATCTATAATAGAAATTTGTCATTTTCTAGATGCAAAAATTATTAGCATGAATAATAAAAATAATTCTATTGTTAAAAACATAATAATATTTGATGAAAATTATAAAAAAATAACAATAAAAAATTATAATAATTCTTTATTTTTAATTTGTTTCAGTCGTTTAGAAACGTTTATAACTGATTTATTGCTTAAATTAAAAACAAATAAAATTAGTGGTATTCTTTTAACAGGTGTATCTAAACTTACAAAAAGAATTTTATATTTAGTGAATTTTTTAAAAGATATTAATATTCCTATTTTTTTTATTAATACAAATACAATAACAACTCTTTCTCGATTGCAAAAATTTAATTTTCATATTAATTTCTACGATAAATTATATATTCATAAAATATTAAAATATACTTCTAGTTATTTTAACAATATTAATTTAAGTTTTGTTCAAGATGAGATAGTTAATTATGATAAAAAATATTCACCTAAAGAATTTTGTTATCATTTAAAAACATTATCAAAAAAAAATATAAAAAAAATTATACTTCCTGAATCATATGAACCTCGTATATTAAAAGCGGCTTTAATTTCTAATGATTTAGGAATTGCAGACTGTATCTTGTTAGGTAATGAAAAAAAAATTTTTGAAATAGCTAGTGATCATGGGATTGATTTAAGTAAAAATATTCAAATAATAAATCCTGATGCTGTACGAAAAAACTATATTTCAAGATTGTTAGAGTTAAGAAAAAATAAAGGCATAACTGAATTTTCTGCAATAAAACAATTACAAGATAACATTATGCTAGCTACATTAATATTAGAATCTCATCAAGTTGATGGATTAGTGTCTGGATCAATAAATACAACAGCTAATACTATACGTCCAGCATTACAAATTATTAAAACGAATCCTATTTATTCTTTAGTTTCTTCGATATTTTTTATGTTGTTTCCTGAAGAAGTATTTATTTATGGAGATTGCGCAATTAATGTAGATCCAACAGCAGAAGAATTAGCAGAAATTGCAATTCAATCCGCTAATTCAGCTAAAATCTTTGGTATAGAGCCACGTATAGCAATGTTATCCTATTCTAGCGGGTATTCTGGGTATGGTTTACAAGTAGAAAAAGTTAGAAATGCAACTTCTATTATAAAATTAAAACAACCTAGTTTAGTTGTTGAAGGCCCTATTCAATATGATGCAGCTATTTCGAAAAAAATTTCTAAATTAAAAACTCCAAATTCATCTCTGGAAGGATCCGCAAATATTTTTATTTTTCCAGATTTAAACTCTGGAAACATAACTTATAAAGCAGTACAACGTTCTTTAGGTCTAATTTGTATTGGACCTATGTTACAAGGACTAAAAAAACCAGTAAACGATTTATCAAGAGGCGCATCAATTGAAGATATTGTTTATACTATTGCTTTAACTGCAATTCAAGCGTAG
- the yfaE gene encoding class I ribonucleotide reductase maintenance protein YfaE, with protein MNYSIIEILNTKTIIYKKHTSLLSILKKHNIHIGYQCKSGYCGTCRIQIIKGKIIYSIKQPIAALFKKNEIFPCCCKPEGDIIIKI; from the coding sequence ATGAACTATTCCATCATTGAAATATTAAATACAAAAACAATTATTTATAAAAAGCATACTTCACTGTTATCTATCTTAAAAAAACACAACATACATATAGGATATCAATGTAAATCTGGATATTGTGGGACATGTCGTATACAAATAATAAAAGGTAAAATCATTTACTCAATAAAACAGCCTATAGCTGCTTTATTTAAAAAAAATGAAATTTTTCCATGCTGTTGCAAACCAGAAGGAGATATTATAATTAAAATATAA
- the nrdB gene encoding class Ia ribonucleoside-diphosphate reductase subunit beta, producing the protein MSYTTFSKKKNNQLIEPMFFGQPVNIARYDQQKYNIFEKLIEKQLSFFWRPEEIDLSQDQIDFQNLPSHEKHIFISNLKYQTLLDSIQGRSPNIAFLPIISIPELETWIETWSFSETIHSRSYTHIIRNIINNPSIIFDDIITNKNINERAKDISTYYDDLINMTSYWHLLGEGHHIINEKKIYVNLNLLKKKLYLCLISVNVLEAIRFYVSFACSFAFAEREIMEGNAKIIRLIARDEALHLTGTQHILYLLGNKKNNENMNNIVEECKGIATQIFISAAEQEKKWAEYLFQDGSMLGLNKDILCQYIEYITNIRMDAIGLKIPFEKKSNPIPWIDSWLNSDYIQNAPQETEISSYLVGQIDSKVSNQEFKKFKL; encoded by the coding sequence GTGTCTTATACAACATTTTCTAAGAAAAAAAACAATCAACTGATAGAACCTATGTTTTTTGGGCAACCTGTAAACATAGCTCGATATGATCAACAAAAATATAATATTTTTGAAAAGTTAATTGAAAAACAACTTTCGTTTTTCTGGAGGCCAGAAGAAATAGATTTATCACAAGATCAAATAGATTTTCAAAATCTTCCTTCGCACGAAAAGCATATTTTTATTAGCAATTTAAAATATCAAACATTACTTGACTCAATTCAAGGGAGAAGTCCAAACATTGCTTTTTTACCTATTATATCTATTCCTGAATTAGAAACATGGATTGAAACATGGTCATTTTCAGAAACAATTCATTCGCGTTCTTATACTCATATAATTAGAAATATAATAAATAACCCATCAATTATTTTTGATGATATTATAACTAATAAAAATATTAATGAAAGAGCAAAAGATATTTCTACTTACTATGATGATCTAATTAATATGACTAGTTATTGGCATTTATTAGGAGAAGGACACCATATTATTAATGAAAAAAAAATTTATGTTAATTTAAATTTATTAAAGAAAAAATTATATCTATGCTTAATCAGTGTTAATGTTTTGGAAGCTATTAGGTTTTATGTTAGCTTCGCTTGTTCGTTTGCTTTTGCAGAAAGAGAAATTATGGAAGGAAATGCAAAAATTATTAGATTAATTGCAAGAGATGAAGCGTTACATTTAACTGGTACTCAACATATTTTATACCTTTTAGGTAATAAAAAAAATAATGAAAACATGAATAATATTGTTGAAGAATGCAAAGGAATAGCCACTCAAATTTTTATATCAGCTGCAGAACAAGAAAAAAAATGGGCAGAATATTTGTTTCAAGACGGTTCAATGCTAGGTTTAAATAAAGATATATTATGTCAGTACATAGAATATATTACTAACATTAGAATGGATGCAATAGGTTTAAAAATACCTTTTGAAAAAAAATCAAATCCTATTCCTTGGATTGATTCTTGGTTAAATTCAGATTATATACAAAATGCTCCTCAAGAAACTGAAATTAGCTCTTACTTAGTAGGTCAAATTGATTCTAAGGTATCTAATCAAGAATTTAAAAAATTTAAATTATAA